In one window of Candidatus Poribacteria bacterium DNA:
- a CDS encoding CBS domain-containing protein, translated as MDTRTLSLPISTLNYKQPTTVQVGSPVSVVIDMMQEGGTGCVLVVDEDEQLIGIITERDLLQHVSGQRAAPAEFKVEQVMTADPETLRASDPIAFALNLMHLGHFRHLPLCVWDDQGEAYPIGIISTRDILEHIAIFIENQE; from the coding sequence ATGGACACAAGAACGCTGTCTTTGCCGATCAGCACACTCAATTACAAGCAACCCACCACTGTGCAAGTCGGATCCCCTGTTTCTGTCGTCATTGATATGATGCAAGAGGGAGGAACCGGGTGTGTTCTCGTCGTTGATGAAGATGAACAATTAATCGGAATCATCACTGAACGGGATCTGCTCCAGCACGTGAGTGGGCAGCGCGCTGCACCCGCGGAATTTAAAGTCGAACAGGTGATGACAGCCGACCCAGAGACATTACGCGCCAGTGACCCAATTGCTTTCGCACTCAACTTGATGCATCTCGGGCACTTCCGGCACCTTCCCCTTTGTGTTTGGGACGACCAGGGAGAGGCATACCCCATCGGCATAATTTCAACCCGCGATATCTTAGAACATATCGCTATATTTATAGAAAATCAGGAGTAG
- a CDS encoding threonine dehydratase, producing the protein MTSVTLHGIMAARRVVSRFLKPTPLVHYPELSDQLGFQAYIKHENHHPTGSFKVRGGINFMHHLPKAQREKGVLTATRGNHGQSIAYAAAQSRVKATVVVPHGNNPEKNSAMRAFGAELIEHGADFDEALTLCETLQAERGLYYVHPCMEPALFHGVGTYSLEIFESLPDVDAIIVPIGGGSGCCGAITVSKAINPDVKVIGVQAENAPAIYRSWKTGQRVETDSCDTIADGIATRTPFSLPLSIIKKGIHDIVLLSEAELEEGIRLALRWTHNLAEGAGASPIAAAHKLTDTLAGKRVVMVMSGANLDTETLKKVLSYQL; encoded by the coding sequence ATGACATCTGTTACCCTTCACGGAATTATGGCGGCGCGACGCGTCGTATCACGATTTTTAAAACCCACACCTCTGGTTCACTATCCAGAATTGTCCGATCAACTCGGATTTCAGGCGTATATCAAGCACGAAAATCATCATCCAACGGGGAGTTTTAAAGTGCGCGGCGGCATCAATTTCATGCACCATCTCCCAAAAGCACAACGTGAAAAAGGTGTGCTTACGGCGACACGCGGGAATCATGGACAGTCCATCGCCTATGCAGCGGCGCAGTCTCGTGTCAAAGCGACCGTTGTTGTGCCGCACGGGAATAACCCGGAGAAAAACAGCGCGATGCGAGCATTTGGCGCGGAACTCATTGAACACGGCGCAGATTTTGACGAAGCACTTACGCTCTGCGAAACACTTCAAGCGGAACGTGGGCTTTACTACGTTCATCCGTGCATGGAGCCTGCATTGTTCCACGGTGTTGGCACTTATTCTCTTGAAATTTTTGAGAGTCTCCCAGACGTAGACGCAATCATCGTCCCGATCGGGGGTGGGAGCGGTTGCTGTGGCGCTATCACAGTCTCCAAAGCGATAAACCCGGATGTCAAGGTCATCGGTGTGCAGGCGGAAAATGCACCCGCTATCTACCGTTCCTGGAAGACAGGGCAACGGGTAGAAACGGATTCTTGCGACACCATCGCAGATGGAATTGCAACGCGAACTCCGTTCTCGTTGCCATTGTCCATCATCAAAAAGGGCATTCACGACATTGTTCTGCTCAGTGAGGCGGAACTTGAGGAAGGCATCCGTTTGGCGTTGCGGTGGACGCACAACTTAGCGGAAGGCGCAGGGGCGTCTCCGATAGCAGCAGCACATAAACTTACGGATACATTGGCAGGGAAACGCGTGGTAATGGTGATGAGCGGTGCGAATCTGGACACGGAAACCCTCAAGAAGGTGCTCTCCTACCAGTTATGA
- a CDS encoding thiamine pyrophosphokinase, whose amino-acid sequence MRAALIFLNGYYDTRYLDFYRHEIETAVENGSPLICADGGIRIFDELNQDSDTTIVPDVLIGDMDSIPETTTKAKHVVQAWVGKTDKDYTDGQLAVDYALEQFNCRHIVIYGGLPRPAAYETDQFLGNLKLMRFGHYRASAGEPYTAEMRDPRQTIHYVLSSVRLTRKNNGLQRVSLIAEASNVIVEKSENLRWDLASLHIHPDLTNALRNEFTAGAASAIVQLADGSAPVYVIHNW is encoded by the coding sequence ATGAGAGCAGCACTTATTTTCCTCAACGGCTACTACGACACACGCTATCTCGACTTTTACCGTCACGAGATTGAAACAGCCGTGGAAAACGGGTCCCCGCTCATCTGTGCGGATGGCGGCATCCGTATATTTGACGAGCTCAACCAAGACTCGGACACCACCATCGTGCCAGATGTCCTCATCGGAGACATGGATTCGATCCCCGAAACCACAACCAAAGCGAAACATGTCGTTCAGGCATGGGTAGGAAAAACGGACAAGGATTACACCGATGGACAACTCGCTGTAGACTATGCCTTGGAACAGTTTAACTGCCGACATATTGTTATCTACGGCGGTTTACCGCGTCCAGCAGCATACGAAACAGACCAGTTTCTTGGCAACCTCAAACTGATGCGTTTTGGGCATTACCGCGCGTCTGCAGGTGAACCTTACACAGCCGAAATGCGGGATCCGAGACAAACAATCCACTATGTCCTATCATCAGTGCGTTTAACCCGAAAAAACAACGGGCTGCAACGCGTCTCCCTTATCGCTGAAGCGTCCAACGTCATCGTCGAAAAAAGCGAAAATCTACGTTGGGACTTGGCATCGCTACATATCCATCCCGATTTAACAAATGCCCTTCGCAATGAGTTCACAGCAGGCGCGGCATCGGCAATCGTTCAATTGGCTGACGGATCTGCCCCCGTCTACGTGATTCATAACTGGTAG
- a CDS encoding DUF2156 domain-containing protein — protein sequence MQLQPLTLNDKPIFDEYARQTDTRLSNYAFAPLYVWKAHFQFYWTLIAEHLCIFAKQGEDYFMPILPMRCNPGNRTSRNVIRTAYQFMLESNRNPHIARIENIPHALLTFFEKDGFRATLKETEYLYETEALSELSGNRFKSKRNAYNAFMDRYPSAELSPYCTADSDACFTRYDVWHTARAMNCEDAVYCAMLADSRSAHRVAIAHADALGLFGRIVRVNGDIKGYTFGYPLNADTFCILFEITDLGIKGLAQFIYREFCKELVGTYRWINAMGASGLENLKRVKHSYHPVQLISSYNIVMTEEKK from the coding sequence ATGCAACTCCAACCGCTAACCCTTAATGACAAGCCAATTTTTGACGAATACGCGCGTCAAACTGACACGCGTCTTTCCAACTATGCCTTCGCGCCACTCTACGTGTGGAAAGCGCATTTCCAGTTTTATTGGACATTGATCGCGGAGCATCTATGCATCTTCGCAAAGCAGGGTGAAGACTATTTTATGCCGATTCTACCGATGCGGTGCAATCCAGGAAATCGCACGTCCCGAAATGTTATCCGCACGGCATATCAATTTATGTTAGAATCAAATCGGAATCCACACATCGCCCGAATCGAAAATATTCCACACGCGCTGCTCACTTTTTTTGAAAAGGATGGATTCCGTGCCACCTTGAAGGAGACCGAATACCTCTATGAGACAGAGGCACTCAGTGAGTTGAGTGGCAATCGCTTCAAAAGCAAACGCAACGCCTATAACGCTTTTATGGATCGGTATCCGTCGGCAGAATTAAGCCCCTACTGCACCGCCGACAGCGACGCGTGTTTCACACGCTATGACGTGTGGCATACCGCACGCGCGATGAATTGTGAAGATGCAGTCTATTGTGCGATGCTTGCGGATTCCCGATCAGCACATCGAGTCGCAATCGCGCATGCAGACGCACTCGGACTTTTCGGCAGGATTGTCCGCGTCAATGGAGATATTAAAGGCTATACCTTCGGCTATCCACTGAATGCGGACACATTCTGTATATTATTTGAGATTACAGACCTTGGGATAAAAGGACTCGCACAGTTCATCTACCGCGAGTTTTGCAAGGAATTGGTTGGCACTTACAGATGGATTAACGCGATGGGCGCTTCAGGGTTAGAAAATCTAAAGCGTGTCAAACATTCCTACCATCCGGTCCAACTGATTTCGTCATACAATATTGTTATGACGGAAGAGAAAAAATGA
- a CDS encoding DegT/DnrJ/EryC1/StrS family aminotransferase, whose product MTKHPFIPFSRPWIDDTEIEAVSQVLASKWISTGNRVREFERAFAEYLGVKHAIAVSSCTAALHLSLVVAGIRNGDEVITTPYTFTATAEAIRYVGAKPVFVDIDPHTLNIDITKIEQAITPRTKALMPVHFAGLPCDMDALRDICRNHNLILIDDAAHAIPTEYKGEYIGSIGDLSAFSFYANKNLTTGEGGMITTNNDAFAKPLRTMRLHGIDKDAWARQSQRDIWRYDIATEGYKYNMTDIQAAMGLCQLMKLNKQHERRRDLAQIYQKELANLPHISTPVAPENPNEHSWHLYIIQLPPGERDGFIRVLGEANIECSVHYIPLHLFEFYQEQYGYRVGDFPCAEAAFERVVSLPLHPGLTEEEIHIVIGEIGKILGS is encoded by the coding sequence ATGACGAAACATCCTTTCATACCTTTTAGTCGTCCTTGGATCGATGATACCGAAATCGAAGCCGTTAGCCAAGTCCTCGCCTCCAAATGGATCAGCACAGGGAACAGAGTGCGCGAATTTGAACGCGCCTTCGCCGAATACCTCGGGGTCAAGCACGCCATCGCTGTCAGTTCCTGCACCGCCGCCCTGCATCTAAGCCTGGTTGTAGCCGGAATCCGGAACGGCGACGAAGTTATCACGACCCCTTATACCTTCACCGCCACTGCTGAAGCCATCCGATATGTCGGTGCAAAACCGGTCTTTGTAGACATCGATCCGCATACGTTGAACATTGACATAACCAAAATTGAACAGGCGATAACCCCGCGCACAAAGGCACTAATGCCCGTCCATTTTGCCGGTCTCCCGTGCGACATGGATGCGCTACGGGACATCTGCCGAAATCACAATCTCATCCTTATCGACGACGCTGCCCACGCTATCCCGACCGAATACAAAGGGGAATACATCGGCAGTATCGGCGATCTGTCCGCGTTTAGTTTTTATGCGAACAAAAACCTGACGACAGGGGAAGGCGGTATGATTACCACGAATAACGACGCCTTCGCCAAACCGCTCCGCACAATGCGGCTCCACGGAATCGACAAGGACGCTTGGGCACGTCAGTCACAGCGCGACATCTGGCGATACGACATCGCGACTGAAGGGTATAAATATAACATGACCGATATCCAAGCCGCGATGGGGTTGTGCCAACTTATGAAACTCAACAAACAACATGAACGCCGTCGAGATCTCGCACAGATTTATCAAAAGGAACTCGCAAATCTTCCGCACATCAGCACACCCGTTGCACCGGAGAATCCGAACGAACATTCGTGGCATCTCTACATTATCCAACTCCCACCCGGTGAACGCGATGGATTTATTAGAGTCTTGGGCGAGGCAAACATCGAATGCAGTGTCCACTACATCCCGCTACACCTCTTCGAGTTTTATCAGGAGCAATACGGCTACCGTGTCGGCGATTTCCCGTGTGCTGAGGCAGCATTTGAACGCGTCGTGAGTCTACCCCTCCACCCCGGGTTAACCGAAGAAGAAATTCATATCGTAATCGGTGAAATAGGAAAGATTTTGGGTTCGTAA